A window of the Lactuca sativa cultivar Salinas chromosome 5, Lsat_Salinas_v11, whole genome shotgun sequence genome harbors these coding sequences:
- the LOC111898346 gene encoding multisubstrate pseudouridine synthase 7, producing the protein MMLHRNMGLLTLYTAFPVRCHRQLKPSCNHLLKPYCFTQSQSAAMKSPLEESDVGISCYISPLPGFRGILKQRYSDFIVNEVDLDGNVVHLTSLDAPMETAEEHESKTTNQPNGNHCSEIESFRALVGDSDANSLKEFIDKINSNDEDGVTVTNTSIVLSPSSDKVHRTAVHNFFKEKLKFLVTDTVDGPESSSKCIRVRLNSGGNNERGRGSKKRKGRDETPYDSRGSDHWPEHLGKFLRFHLCKENKDTQEALGVIGKMLGIQPRAFGFSGTKDKRAVTTQRVTVFKQRANKVANLNKRLIGIKVGDFSYVNEGLLLGQLHGNRFTITLRGVVADSEDTVKAAADALGKHGFVNYFGMQRFGSGSIPTHLIGAKLLKGEWKEAVSMILDPRDGEKDDIRRIREYYKESQDIDGTLRQLPRFLVAEKAILQCLKKCPGNYLQALKAVPRTLRMMYVHSYQSYLWNHAASMRVQKYGNEEVVLGDLVYCNEESCNEIKEVKVKVNDSEYEENNDSLENNDLDEGDALPSEGTCTSVKVVNKEDILSGNYTVSDVVLPLPGSRVIFPNNDIQQYYQDLADKDGVSLMESMHNVKEFSLTSMTGAYRRVFGKAKDFEWELIKYRDVSIPLAMTDLDIVSKANEGDGIKNESLELELGEDQLALKLSFTLPASCYATMAIRELLKTSTSTAFHKSLN; encoded by the exons ATGATGCTACATAGAAACATGGGATTGCTTACCCTGTATACTGCCTTCCCCGTTCGTTGTCATCGGCAACTAAAACCCTCCTGCAACCACCTTCTAAAACCCTACTGTTTCACTCAATCACAATCGGCCGCCATGAAATCCCCCCTCGAAGAATCCGACGTAGGCATCTCTTGCTACATCTCCCCTCTCCCTGGCTTTCGTGGCATTCTCAAGCAAAG gtactctgattttatagTCAATGAAGTGGATTTGGATGGAAATGTTGTTCATTTGACTTCCTTAGATGCACCAATGGAG aCAGCAGAGGAACATGAATCAAAGACTACAAATCAACCAAATGGTAACCATTGTAGTGAAATCGAATCATTTAGAGCCCTAGTTGGCGACTCTGATGCCAACTCCCTGAAGGAGTTTATAGATAAGATAAATTCAAATGATGAAGATGGAGTTACAGTTACCAATACCTCCATTGTTCTTTCTCCAAGTTCTGATAAAGTTCATCGAACA GCAGTTCATAATTTTTTCAAAGAGAAACTCAAGTTCTTGGTTACAGACACAGTAGATGGACCTGAATCTTCATCAAAATGCATACGTGTGAGATTGAATTCAGGGGGGAATAATGAAAGAGGCAGAGGTTCTAAGAAGAGGAAAGGAAGAGATGAGACTCCTTATGATAGTAGAGGTTCAGATCATTGGCCTGAGCATCTTGGAAAGTTTCTCAG ATTTCATCTTTGTAAGGAAAACAAGGATACACAAGAGGCATTAGGGGTGATTGGAAAGATGCTTGGCATTCAG CCAAGGGCATTTGGATTTTCTGGTACAAAAGATAAGCGAGCTGTAACAACTCAAAGG GTCACTGTATTTAAACAGCGTGCAAACAAAGTGGCTAATCTAAATAaaagattaattggaattaaagTTGGCGACTTTTC TTATGTCAATGAAGGTCTTCTTCTTGGTCAACTCCATGGAAATCGATTCACAATCACACTAAG GGGGGTGGTTGCAGATTCTGAGGATACTGTAAAAGCAGCAGCAGATGCTTTAGGAAAACATGGATTTGTAAACTACTTTGGTATGCAG AGATTTGGGAGTGGTTCTATACCTACTCACCTAATTGGTGCTAAATTACTTAAAGGAGAATGGAAAGAAGCAGTGAGCATGATTCTTGATCCAAGGGATGGTG AAAAAGATGACATAAGGAGGATTCGGGAATATTATAAAGAAAGTCAAGACATTGATGGGACTTTAAGACAATTACCTCGCTTTCTTGTGGCTGAAAAGGCCATT CTGCAGTGTTTGAAAAAGTGTCCAGGGAACTACTTGCAAGCTCTGAAGGCTGTTCCTAGGACCCTTAGAATGAT GTATGTGCACAGTTACCAAAGCTATCTATGGAACCATGCAGCTAGCATGAGAGTACAAAAATATG GGAATGAGGAAGTAGTGTTGGGGGATTTGGTGTATTGTAATGAAGAAAGTTGTAATGAAATAaaggaagtcaaagtcaaagtcaatgattCTGAATATGAAGAGAATAATGATTCATTAGAGAATAACGATTTAGATGAGGGGGATGCACTTCCATCTGAAGGAACTTGTACCTCAGTAAAG GTGGTTAACAAGGAAGACATTCTTTCAGGGAATTatacagtttctgatgttgtCCTTCCTTTGCCTGG TTCAAGGGTAATTTTTCCAAATAATGACATTCAACAATATTATCAAGATTTGGCTGATAAG gatggtgtgagcttgatGGAGAGTATGCATAATGTCAa GGAGTTTTCGCTAACCAGCATGACAGGAGCTTACCGGCGAGTATTTGGAAAAGCCAAGGATTTTGAAtg GGAGTTGATAAAGTATAGAGATGTAAGTATCCCATTGGCTATGACCGATTTAGACATTGTTTCAAAGGCCAATGAAGgtgatggtattaaaaacgagTCTTTGGAATTGGAATTGGGAGAAGACCAGTTGGCCCTTAAATTGAGCTTCACACTTCCAGCATCTTGCTATGCAACTATGGCTATTAGGGAGTTGCTAAAAACATCTACTtct ACTGCGTTTCACAAGTCTTTAAATTAA
- the LOC111898345 gene encoding coiled-coil domain-containing protein SCD2: MDRRIDSKSVTPGGGSDDQLSPPMASSRGAASPAIHRHSRSGSIVKRSQNTKEAAQRLAQMMSHQQTDDSEDDEDLLSDFSPPAATSSSSAPATGRSQIRHRSPMVCIPAINDLHTVHTTSAPRIGRSSQPVINNEQFQSQSARSSSDQTSNSLRSAPSITTVEHVQPNSARANRSPQRCRPMEQPSSARAISAGRPSLVMKPVAMVPPSVNLSLRPTSGRDTQPDAQKNKRFSLDLGVFARESSNQRSATATASAPTSATASTSALEDDIDMLQEENESLIEKLRIAEERYEEAEMRARQLEKQVAHLGEGVSLEAKLLSRKEASLQQREAAFKAAIEENGGVNIGIRGGAMEALRVEAETARDEATSIMEQLHETESEVKSLKTMFQRMLLTQEEVEELVLKRCWLSWYWSLCVQHGIHAEIAGTRYEYWSSFAPLPVEVVVAAGQMAKDEKLMEKSDEEEREKVPKDAREISGEGSVESMLLVERGLRELSLLKIEDAVALAMAHQRRPTILKSGLTENKKCKRFFFSELSKEEADDVRFKQGWLIYFWRRVKIHGLEVDIVDERLQFWINQSDHPPTSHDAVEVERGLVELRKLGVEAQLWQASRKLVDLDSQHKWQLHVNF, encoded by the exons ATGGATCGCAGAATAGATTCGAAGAGCGTAACCCCTGGTGGTGGCAGTGACGACCAATTGTCGCCACCAATGGCTTCGTCTCGTGGTGCAGCATCGCCGGCGATTCACCGGCATTCGCGTTCAGGATCGATTGTGAAGAGGTCACAGAACACCAAGGAGGCGGCACAGAGGCTTGCTCAAATGATGTCTCATCAGCAAACGGATGATAGCGAAGATGACGAGGATCTCTTATCTGATTTTAGTCCacccgcagccacctcctcctcctccgccCCTGCCACCGGAAGGTCTCAAATCCGGCATCGTTCGCCTATGGTATGTATACCTGCAATAAATGATTTACAT ACAGTTCACACAACTTCAGCTCCACGTATCGGCCGATCATCTCAACCAGTAATAAACAACGAACAATTTCAATCTCAATCAGCCCGTTCTTCATCTGACCAGACTTCCAATAGCCTTCGCTCAGCTCCATCAATCACTACTGTCGAACATGTTCAACCTAATTCTGCTCGAGCTAATCGATCACCACAACGTTGCCGCCCCATGGAACAACCATCGTCTGCTCGGGCTATCTCAGCCGGTCGTCCAAGTTTAGTAATGAAGCCAGTCGCCATGGTGCCTCCCAGTGTTAATTTGTCACTAAGGCCAACCTCCGGTCGAGACACGCAGCCTGATGCTCAAAAGAATAAAAG GTTTTCTTTGGATCTGGGTGTTTTCGCAAGGGAATCTAGTAACCAACGTTCAGCTACTGCTACTGCTTCCGCTCCGACTTCTGCTACTGCTTCTACTTCTGCTCTGGAAGATGAT ATTGACATGCTACAGGAAGAAAATGAGAGTTTGATTGAAAAG CTTCGAATTGCTGAGGAAAGATATGAAGAAGCAGAAATGAGGGCTAGACAGCTTGAGAAACAG GTGGCTCATCTTGGAGAAGGTGTTTCTTTAGAAGCCAAACTTTTAAGCAG GAAGGAGGCATCTCTACAACAAAGGGAG GCTGCTTTCAAAGCTGCAATAGAAGAAAATGGAGGAGTAAATATTGGTATTAGAGGGGGAGCTATGGAAGCTCTTCGTGTGGAAGCTGAG ACTGCTAGGGATGAAGCAACATCTATCATGGAACAACTTCATGAAACTGAAAGTGAAGTTAAATCACTTAAAACAATGTTCCAAAGAATGCTACTCACACAAGAAGAAGTG GAAGAGTTGGTTTTAAAGAGATGTTGGCTTTCTTGGTATTGGAGTTTATGCGTTCAACATG GTATTCATGCAGAAATTGCTGGAACAAGATACGAATACTGGTCATCATTTGCTCCTCTTCCTGTTGAAGTTGTAGTGGCTGCTGGACAGATGGCAAAAGATGAAAAGCTGATGG AAAAGAGTGATGAAGAGGAAAGAGAGAAAGTTCCAAAGGATGCAAGGGAAATTTCAGGAGAGGGAAGTGTGGAAAGTATGCTTTTAGTTGAAAGAGGTCTAAGGGAATTGAGCCTTTTAAAG ATAGAGGACGCAGTAGCACTTGCAATGGCTCACCAACGGAGGCCGACTATACTAAAATCTGGTTTGACAG aaaataaaaaatgtaaacgTTTTTTTTTCTCAGAGTTGAGTAAAGAGGAGGCAGATGATGTGCGGTTTAAGCAG GGTTGGCTGATATATTTTTGGAGAAGAGTAAAAATTCATGGGTTAGAAGTAGATATTGTAGATGAACGATTGCAGTTTTGGATCAATCAAAGTGATCATCCACCCACTTCACATGATGCTGTTGAAG TTGAGCGTGGACTTGTTGAGCTTCGCAAATTGGGAGTCGAAGCTCAATTGTGGCAAGCATCTCGCAAGTTGGTTGACCTTGACTCTCAACATAAATGGCAATTGCACGTTAATTTCTGA
- the LOC111898339 gene encoding methionine aminopeptidase 2B produces the protein MAKEDAIGGEGTSNGIVTDVPVTVQEVSEHVDELTLADSSETGVQEAAKKKKKKNKSKKKKETKEQTDPPTIPIADLFPQGNFPEGEIQQYKDDNLWRTTSEEKRDLERLEKPMYDSIRQAAEVHRQVRKYVRSIIKPGMLMVDLCETLENTVRKLIQENGLQAGIAFPTGCSLNWVAAHWTPNSGDKTVLQYDDVMKLDFGTHINGHIVDCAFTVAFNPMFDPLLEASREATYTGIKEAGIDVRLCDIGAAIQEVMESYEVEINGKVFQVKSIRNLNGHSIGPYQIHAGKSVPIVKGGEQTKMEEGEFYAIETFGSTGKGYVREDLECSHYMKNFDVGHVPLRLPRAKQLLATIDKNFSTLAFCRRYLDRLGETKYLMALKNLCDAGVIQPYPPLCDNKGSYVSQFEHTILLRPTCKEVISKGTDY, from the exons ATGGCAAAAGAAGATGCAATTGGTGGAGAAGGAACCTCCAATGGGATAGTTACCGATGTACCTGTCACAGTCCAAGAAGTGAGCGAACACGTTGATGAATTGACGTTAGCGGATTCTTCAG AAACTGGTGTACAAGAAGCtgcaaaaaagaagaagaagaagaacaaaagCAA GAAGAAGAAAGAGACAAAGGAGCAAACCGATCCTCCTACTATTCCAATTGCAGACCTTTTCCCTCAGGGAAACTTTCCAGAGGGTGAAATACAGCAATATAAAGATGA CAACTTATGGAGGACTACATCTGAGGAGAAGAGGGATTTGGAGAGATTAGAAAAGCCCATGTATGACTCAATTCGACAAGCAGCAGAAGTTCATCGACAG GTTAGGAAATATGTTAGGAGCATTATAAAACCTGGAATGTTAATGGTTGATCTCTGTGAAACCTTGGAGAATACTGTTCGTAAGTTAATTCAAGAAAATGGTCTACAAGCTGGTATTGCTTTCCCTACAGGCTGCTCATTGAACTG GGTTGCAGCCCACTGGACCCCAAACTCTGGAGATAAAACTGTTCTTCAGTATGATGATGTCATGAAACTGGATTTTGGAACTCATATTAATG gACACATAGTCGACTGTGCATTCACAGTTGCATTCAATCCTATGTTCGATCCTTTACTTGAGGCCTCTCGTGAAGCCACATATACTGGTATCAAG GAAGCAGGGATCGATGTCCGTCTATGTGATATAGGTGCTGCAATCCAAGAGGTTATGGAATCATACGAGGTAGAGATTAATGGAAAAGTCTTCCAAG TGAAAAGCATCCGGAATTTGAATGGGCACAGCATTGGGCCCTACCAAATTCACGCGGGAAAATCCGTTCCAATTGTGAAAGGCGGAGAGCAGACAAAGATGGAAGAGGGGGAATTTTATGCGATTGAAACTTTTGGATCCACTG GTAAGGGTTACGTGAGAGAAGATTTGGAGTGCAGCCATTACATGAAAAACTTTGATGTTGGACATGTTCCATTACGTTTGCCAAGAGCAAAACAGCTTCTCGCAACAATTGATAAGAACTTCTCAACATTAGCCTTTTGTAGGAGATATTTAGATCGATTAGGAGAGACTAAATATCTAATGGCTCTCAAGAACTTGTGTGATGCTGGTGTTATTCAG CCTTATCCACCATTGTGTGACAATAAGGGTAGTTACGTGTCACAGTTTGAGCACACAATCTTACTACGTCCCACGTGTAAGGAGGTCATCTCAAAAGGCACTGATTACTAA